A part of Brassica rapa cultivar Chiifu-401-42 chromosome A05, CAAS_Brap_v3.01, whole genome shotgun sequence genomic DNA contains:
- the LOC103868542 gene encoding probable LRR receptor-like serine/threonine-protein kinase At1g51820, with translation MERHLHGVLYVFIITFSLIHFVQAQDQKGFITLDCGLLPDGSPYTDPSTGLTFTSDTSFVESGKNGRVDKDFERNFEKAFVTLRYFPEGQRNCYNVKVTQGTKYLIRASFFYGNYDGLQTLPNFDLFLGPNKWTTVNLNATVPGGQYREIIHMSKLSSLQICLVKTGTTTPMISTLELRPLRSDIYISDTGSSLQFLSRTYLKGSGSILRYPDDVYDRRWFPLVKKDWNLITTTLNVNTSNGFDPPQGAMASAATYVNDNGTWDIPWNMEDSTTRFHIYLHFAEIQTLLANETREFSVFLNGNEFSKPFSPKMLGIVTMITQPESTLRCESGACLLQLVKTTNSTLPPLLNAMEIFTVVELPQPETNQDEVVAISKIQSAYGLSRVSWQGDPCVPREFLWAGLNCNNTDTSTPPTITSLNLSSSGLTDIIMPAIQNLTNLQELDLSNNSLNGDVPEFLADMKSLFIINLSGNNLSGQVPQKLLQKKGLKLNVEGNPNLNCTESSCVNKPRESGHPKKGIIVPVVASVASMVIIGSALVTFFVLKRKKSSNNRGIHNRFINFHVYSNTTYQTKKIILIFCVAEKGRRTPRPEPPKITKKKRFSYAEVTEMTNNFERILGRGGFGMVYHGYVNGTEQVAVKVVSQGSDQGHKQFKAEVDLLLRVHHKNLVGLVGYCEKGKDLVLVYEYMSNGDLKELLSGKHHSSVLRWGTRLKIAVDAAQGLEYLYKGCRPPIVHRDVKTANILLDEHFQAKIADFGLSKSFPNDGESHVSTVVAGTLGYLDPEYYQTNWLTEKSDVYSFGVVLLEIITNLPVIDQRRETPYIAEWVGLMVTKGDIKSIIDPRLKDDYHSDSVWKFVELAMACVNASSASRPTMSQVVIELIECLTLENSRGGTSCDMESRGSREVTMTFGTEVNPTAR, from the exons ATGGAGAGGCATCTTCATGGAGTTTTGTACGTGTTcattatcacattttctcttaTACATTTTGTGCAAGCGCAGGATCAAAAAG GATTCATCACTTTGGATTGTGGCTTGTTACCTGATGGTTCTCCGTACACCGATCCATCTACTGGATTAACATTCACCTCAGATACTAGTTTCGTCGAGAGTGGAAAGAACGGTCGAGTTGATAAGGATTTTGAGAGAAACTTCGAAAAGGCGTTTGTAACGCTGAGATACTTTCCAGAAGGACAACGGAATTGTTATAACGTGAAGGTCACGCAAGGAACAAAATATCTTATTAGAGCTTCTTTCTTTTATGGAAATTATGATGGTCTTCAAACCCTCCCAAACTTTGATCTGTTTCTTGGCCCTAATAAGTGGACAACTGTGAATTTGAATGCTACTGTACCAGGTGGTCAGTATAGGGAGATTATTCACATGTCCAAGTTAAGCTCTTTGCAGATCTGTCTTGTTAAGACTGGAACAACTACGCCGATgatatcaaccttggagctacgGCCACTGAGAAGTGATATCTACATTAGTGACACTGGGAGCTCCTTGCAGTTCTTATCAAGAACTTATCTTAAAGGTTCTGGTAGCATTTTACG GTACCCTGATGATGTCTATGACCGTAGGTGGTTCCCATTGGTGAAGAAGGATTGGAATTTAATAACTACAACACTCAATGTAAACACTTCTAATGGTTTTGATCCGCCTCAAGGTGCGATGGCCTCAGCTGCAACCTATGTAAATGATAATGGGACGTGGGATATTCCTTGGAACATGGAGGATTCTACAACACGGTTTCACATTTACCTTCACTTTGCAGAGATTCAAACTTTGTTAGCCAATGAGACCAGAGAATTCAGCGTTTTCCTCAATGGAAATGAATTTTCTAAACCTTTTAGTCCTAAAATGTTAGGCATTGTAACTATGATAACTCAACCCGAATCCACATTGAGATGCGAAAGTGGGGCTTGCCTTTTGCAGCTGGTGAAAACAACAAATTCAACTCTTCCTCCTCTCCTCAATGCTATGGAGATTTTTACTGTTGTTGAACTTCCACAGCCAGAAACAAACCAAGATGAAG TGGTTGCTATCAGTAAGATCCAAAGTGCTTACGGATTGAGTAGAGTTAGCTGGCAAGGAGATCCATGTGTCCCCAGAGAGTTCTTGTGGGCTGGTCTAAACTGTAACAACACAGATACTTCCACTCCACCAACAATCACTTCCTT AAACTTATCTTCAAGTGGATTGACCGATATAATTATGCCTGCCATTCAGAATCTAACCAATCTACAAGAACT AGACTTATCAAACAACAGCTTGAACGGTGATGTGCCTGAATTTCTAGCTGACATGAAATCTCTTTTTATCAT AAACTTAAGTGGAAACAATCTTAGTGGCCAAGTTCCTCAAAAGCTTCTACAAAAGAAAGGACTGAAGCTGAA TGTTGAAGGCAACCCTAACCTTAATTGCACAGAAAGTTCATGTGTAAATAAACCTAGAGAAAGTGGGCATCCCAAAAAGGGTATAATTGTACCAGTTGTTGCATCAGTTGCTTCAATGGTTATTATTGGAAGTGCATTGGTTACATTCTTTGTTCTCAAAAGGAAAAAATCATCAAACAATAGAGGTATTCATAAcagatttattaattttcatgtATACAGTAACACTAcatatcaaacaaaaaaaatcatattaatattttgtgtTGCAGAAAAGGGTAGAAGAACACCAAGACCGGAGCCACCGAAAATaacgaaaaagaaaagatttaGTTACGCAGAGGTTACTGAAATGACAAATAACTTTGAAAGGATTCTTGGGAGAGGAGGATTCGGCATGGTTTATCATGGATATGTTAATGGTACAGAACAAGTTGCTGTTAAAGTAGTCTCTCAGGGATCAGATCAGGGGCACAAACAATTCAAGGCAGAG GTTGATCTTCTTCTGAGAGTTCATCACAAGAATTTGGTAGGCCTAGTTGGATATTGCGAAAAAGGGAAGGACTTGGTTCTCGTATACGAATACATGTCCAATGGAGACTTGAAAGAGCTTTTGTCAG GGAAGCATCACTCCTCTGTTTTAAGGTGGGGAACCAGACTAAAAATAGCTGTAGACGCTGCACAAG GATTGGAATATTTGTATAAAGGATGCAGACCACCAATTGTTCATAGAGATGTGAAAACAGCAAATATATTGTTGGACGAACACTTCCAAGCCAAAATTGCTGACTTTGGGCTTTCTAAATCATTCCCAAACGATGGAGAAAGCCATGTATCCACAGTCGTTGCAGGAACTCTTGGTTACCTTGATCCAGA ATACTACCAAACAAATTGGCTGACTGAAAAAAGTGATGTCTATAGTTTCGGAGTCGTTTTATTGGAGATCATAACAAATTTGCCAGTGATTGACCAGCGTCGTGAAACACCATACATAGCAGAATGGGTGGGATTAATGGTCACCAAAGGAGATATTAAAAGCATTATAGATCCAAGACTTAAAGACGATTACCACTCTGATTCTGTTTGGAAATTTGTTGAGCTAGCAATGGCTTGTGTCAATGCTTCTTCAGCGAGTAGACCGACCATGTCACAAGTTGTTATTGAGCTAATCGAATGTTTAACACTTGAAAACTCGAGAGGAGGAACGAGTTGTGACATGGAATCCAGGGGTTCAAGAGAAGTGACCATGACATTTGGAACTGAAGTGAACCCCACGGCTCGCTAG
- the LOC103868543 gene encoding LRR receptor-like serine/threonine-protein kinase IOS1, protein MLMAFSACLLLVFLEIFSVFFLSLAQDQSGFISLDCGSPRGTTFREGTTNLTYISDASFISTGVGRSIKQAYRTQFQQQAWNLRSFPQGIRNCYTLNLTIGDEYLIRTNFLHGGYDDNPTTQFELHLGPNLWTTVSTTNETQASIFEMIHVLKADRLQICLVKTGDSTPFISALELRKLKNTTYLSRQGSLQLFIRADVGATLNQGYRYGIDVFDRVWTPYNFGNWSQISTNQTVNVNNDYQPPEIAMVTASVPTDPDAPMNISLVGVDSTVQFYVFMHFAEIQELKSNETREFNIMYNDKHIYGPFRPLNFTTSSVFTSNEVGADANGKYTFSLQRTGNATLPPLLNGMEVYLVNLLPEQETDGKEVDAMMNIKSGYGVNKIDWEGDTCAPRAYRWSGVNCSYIDNEQPKIISLNLSASGLTGEILESISDLTNLEVLDLSNNTLTGSVPEFLVNMETLKVINLSNNELNGSIPATLLDKARRGRISLSLEGNTGLCSIISCSTTKKKKKNTVIAPVAASLVSVFLIAAGIVTFLVLKRKKRVKLGLNPNSGTGTTPLHSRSHGYESPVIAKNRKLTYIDVVKITNNFERVLGRGGFGVVYYGVLDNQPVAVKMLTESTALGYKQFKAEVELLLRVHHKDLTCLVGYCEEGDKLSLIYEFMANGDLKEHLSGKRGPSILTWEGRLRIAAESAQGLEYLHNGCKPQIVHRDIKTTNILLNEKLQAKLADFGLSRSFPLGTETHVSTVVAGTPGYLDPEYYRTNWLTEKSDVFSFGVVLLELVTNRPVIDQKRERSHIGEWVGLMLSRGDINSIVDPKLQGDFDPNTVWKVVETAMTCLNPSSSRRPTMTQVVMELKECLNMEMARNMGSRMTDSTNDSSIELSMNITTELNPGAR, encoded by the exons ATGCTAATGGCGTTTTCTGCTTGTCTTCTCTTAGTTTTTCTCGAAATCTTCTCCGTTTTTTTCCTTAGTCTTGCCCAAGATCAGTCAG GGTTCATCAGTCTGGACTGTGGTTCGCCGAGGGGAACGACTTTTCGTGAGGGAACAACAAACCTTACTTACATCTCGGATGCGAGTTTCATCAGTACCGGTGTTGGTAGAAGCATCAAACAAGCATACCGGACCCAGTTTCAGCAACAAGCCTG GAACCTAAGGAGTTTTCCACAAGGCATAAGAAACTGctataccctaaacctaacCATAGGCGATgagtatctgatcagaacaaACTTCTTACACGGCGGTTATGACGATAATCCCACCACGCAATTCGAGCTCCACCTCGGGCCTAACCTATGGACTACAGTTTCAACCACAAACGAGACCCAAGCATCAATCTTTGAGATGATTCATGTCTTGAAGGCCGACCGTTTACAAATCTGTTTGGTCAAAACAGGAGACTCAACGCCTTTTATCTCCGCTTTAGAGCTTCGTAAACTCAAGAACACTACTTACTTGTCTCGACAAGGATCTTTGCAGCTCTTCATCAGAGCAGACGTTGGTGCAACTCTTAACCAAGGCTACAG GTACGGAATCGATGTGTTTGATCGTGTCTGGACACCGTATAACTTTGGAAACTGGTCACAGATTAGTACCAACCAGACAGTGAATGTCAACAATGACTACCAGCCACCAGAGATTGCTATGGTCACAGCCTCAGTTCCAACAGACCCGGACGCACCTATGAACATTTCCCTAGTTGGCGTGGACAGCACCGTGCAATTCTACGTTTTTATGCATTTTGCCGAGATTCAAGAGCTAAAGTCCAATGAAACAAGAGAGTTCAACATCATGTACAATGACAAGCATATCTACGGACCCTTCAGACCGCTTAACTTCACAACTTCTTCCGTATTTACCTCTAACGAAGTTGGTGCCGATGCGAATGGAAAGTACACGTTTTCGCTTCAAAGGACAGGAAACGCGACGTTGCCTCCTCTACTCAATGGCATGGAGGTTTATTTGGTTAACTTGCTTCCGGAGCAAGAAACCGATGGAAAAGAAG TTGATGCAATGATGAACATCAAGTCGGGTTACGGTGTGAACAAGATTGACTGGGAAGGAGATACTTGCGCGCCACGGGCTTATAGGTGGTCTGGTGTTAATTGCAGTTATATAGACAATGAGCAGCCTAAGATCATTTCTTT GAACTTGTCTGCAAGTGGCTTGACTGGAGAGATATTGGAGTCCATATCAGACCTTACCAATTTAGAAGTTCT TGACTTGTCTAACAATACTTTGACTGGTTCGGTTCCAGAGTTTCTAGTGAACATGGAAACCTTAAAAGTCAT AAACCTATCAAACAATGAGCTAAATGGTTCAATCCCTGCAACTCTCCTTGATAAAGCACGAAGAGGAAGGATTTCACTAAG TCTCGAAGGAAACACCGGGCTCTGTTCGATCATTTCATGCTCCAccaccaagaagaagaagaaaaacacgGTTATTGCACCTGTTGCAGCCTCACTTGTTTCAGTCTTCCTCATTGCAGCTGGAATCGTTACTTTCCTTGTcctcaagaggaagaagagagtcaAGCTTGGTCTTAACCCCAATTCAGGCACCGGTACAACACCGTTACATTCGAGGTCTCATGGCTATGAATCTCCAGTGATAGCCAAGAACCGCAAATTGACTTACATTGATGTTGTTAAGATTACCAACAACTTTGAGAGGGTTCTTGGTAGGGGAGGTTTTGGTGTGGTTTATTACGGAGTATTGGATAACCAACCTGTTGCTGTTAAGATGCTCACTGAGTCTACTGCACTTGGTTACAAACAGTTTAAAGCAGAG GTTGAGTTGCTTCTTAGAGTTCATCACAAAGATCTCACATGTCTTGTTGGATATTGCGAAGAAGGCGATAAATTGTCTCTCATCTATGAGTTCATGGCGAATGGGGACTTGAAAGAGCATTTATCAG GGAAGCGTGGACCGTCGATACTAACTTGGGAAGGAAGGCTTCGTATAGCAGCCGAGTCAGCTCAAGGATTGGAGTATTTACACAATGGATGCAAACCACAAATAGTTCACCGTGACATTAAGACAACTAACATCTTATTAAACGAGAAGCTCCAAGCTAAGCTAGCTGATTTCGGGCTTTCGCGGTCTTTCCCACTTGGAACTGAGACTCATGTCTCCACCGTAGTTGCAGGAACTCCTGGATACCTTGATCCTGA GTACTACAGAACAAACTGGTTGACAGAGAAAAGCGATGTGTTCAGCTTCGGTGTTGTTCTACTTGAGCTAGTAACAAACCGACCGGTGATAGACCAGAAAAGGGAAAGGTCACACATAGGTGAATGGGTTGGTTTGATGCTATCAAGAGGAGACATTAATAGCATTGTGGATCCTAAGCTTCAAGGAGACTTTGATCCGAACACGGTATGGAAAGTTGTTGAGACCGCTATGACTTGTCTGAATCCGTCTTCTTCAAGGAGACCGACGATGACTCAAGTAGTAATGGAACTGAAAGAGTGTCTGAACATGGAGATGGCAAGAAACATGGGTAGTCGTATGACGGATTCGACTAACGATTCTTCTATCGAGCTGtccatgaatatcacaacagaGCTTAATCCTGGAGCTAGATAA